Genomic segment of Kibdelosporangium phytohabitans:
AGCGGGATGTCCTTGGCCATCACCGCCGGTGGGTAGGCCTTGGCGATCCGGTCGGCCACCGCGTAGCCGGGCTGGCCGAACAGCACACGGGCGGCGTCCTTGATCGCGGCCTTGGCCTTGATCGTGCCGAACGTGATCACCTGGGCGACCTTGTCCTCGCCCCACCGCTCCGTGGTGTACCGGATGACGTCACCGCGACGGCGCTCGTCGAAGTCGATGTCGATGTCGGGCGGGGACACACGGTCCGGGTTGAGGAACCGCTCGAAGATCAGCCCGTGGGCCAGCGGGTCGAGGTCCGTGATGCCCATCGCGTACGCGATCAGCGCGCCCGCGGCCGAACCACGGCCGGGGCCCACCCGGATGCCGTTGGACTTGGCCCAGTTGATCAGGTCCGCGACCACGAGGAAGTACGCGGGGAAACCCATCTGCAGGATGACGCCGATCTCGAACTCGACCTGCTGCTTGTGCAGGTCGTCGACGCCGTCCGGGAAGCGGCGGTGCATGCCCTCCCAGACCTGCTGCTTGAAGTACTCACCCTCGGTCATCCCGTCGGGGATGGGGAACTTCGGCATCAGGTTGCGGGAGGTGAACATGCCTTCCGTCGAGACCTTCTCGGCGATCAGCAGGGTGTTGCGGCAGCCCTCCTGCCAGGCGTCGGACGAGTCGATCGCGCGCATCTCGTCGGGCGACTTCAGGTAGTAACCGGAGCCGTCGAACTTGAACCTGGTCGGGTCCTGCATCGTCTTGCCGGTCTGCACGCAGAGCAACGCGTCGTGGGCGTCGCGCTCGTGCTCGTACGTGTAGTGCGAGTCGTTCGTGACCACGAAGGGGATGCCCACCTTCTTGGCCACGTCGAGCAGCTCGTTGCGGACCTTGAGCTCGATGTCGATGCCGTGGTTCATCAGCTCGACGTAGAAGTTGTCCTTGCCGTAGATGTCCTGCCACTCACCCGCGGCCTTGACGGCCTCGTCGAAGTGGCCGAGGCGCAGCCGGGTCTGCACCTCGCCGGACGGGCAGCCGGTCGTGGCCATCAGGCCGTTGGACAGGCTCGCCAGCAGCTCCCTGTCCATCCGCGGCCACTTGCCCAGCTGGCCCTCCATCGAGGCGAGGCTGGCGGCGCGCATGAGGTTGCCGAGGCCCTCGGCGTTGCGCGCCCAGATCGTCTGGTGGGTGTAGGCGCCGCTGGCCGAGACGTCGTCGGACTTCTGCGACGGGTCACCCCAGCGGACGCGGTCCTTCACGTGCCGCGAACCGGGGGCGAGGTAGGCCTCGATGCCGAGGATGGGCTTGATGCCCGCGGCCGTCGCCTGCTTGAAGAAGTCGTAGACACCGTTCATGTGACCGTGGTCGGTGATCGCGACGGACGTCATGCCCAGCGCCTCGCACTGGGCGAACATGTCCTTCAGCTTCGCCGCTCCGTCGAGCATCGAGTACTCGGTGTGCACATGAAGGTGAGTGAAGGAGTCAGCGGCCACGATCCACCACCCTAAACGTTCCATCGACGCCCACCACACCCGACACGAACATCTGACAATCTTGGGTGCTGTGCGATTCCAACCTGTGTCCTACGCCGCACTTGTCGATCATGTCGTCTCGTGCACAACTGCCGTGCCCGGCCAGGTCAGGGTGGCGATCGACGGCGCGGCGGCCGCCCGGCCCGGCGAGTTCGCCGACGCGCTGGTCGACCCGCTGCGGGTGCTGGGGCGGCCGGTGGTCCGGGTGCGCGCGCAAGACTTCCTCCGGCCCGCGTCGCTGCGCTTCGAGCAGGGCAGGACCGACGAGGAGTCCCGGTACACGTCCTGGCTGGACGAAGGCGCGCTGCGCCGCGAAGTGCTGGCCGGCGACAAAGTCCTGCCGTCGTTGTGGAACGCGCGGACCGATCGCGCCACCCGCGCCGGCTACGTTCCGCTGTCGCCGCAGGGCGTGGTGGTGATCGACGGTGAACTGTTGCTGGGTCGCGGATTGCCGTTCGACCTGACGGTCAGCCTGTGGCTGTCGGCCGGGGCGCTGAGCAGGCGGACCGATCCGGGCGACGTGTGGAGCCTGCCCGTCTTCACCAGGTACGACACCGAAGTCGACCCGTTGACCACCGCGGACGTGGCGGTCAGGTTCGACGACCCGAACCACCCGGCGATGCGAACCACCTAGGGATCTGGCCATTCGCCGCCAGATGGTCTATACCAATTGATGAGATTCCGCACACCCTGCCCGCGGAGGTTCCATCATGCGCAAGATCCTGGTCGCGGCGGTCGTTGCCGCCGCCCTCTTCCCGGTCCAGGCCGGGCACGCCGGCACAACGACAGCGACGACAGCGACGACTTCGGCCACGGCGACCTCGGTCGCGCCGTACGTCGACATGGGCGCGTGGCCGACACCCGTACTGTCCACAATGGCCACCCAGGGGAACGTCAAGAGCTTCACCCTCGGCTTCATCACCTCGAGCGGCTGCAAGGCGAGCTGGTTCGCCGCCTACGACCCGCGCTCGGGCTGGCAGCGCGAGGAGATCGACAAGCTCCGCGCCGCTGGTGGCGACGTGAAGATCTCCTTCGGCGGCGCGTCCGGGATCGAGTTGGCCTACTACTGCATGACTCCGGCCGCGCTGGCCGCCGAATACGACGCTGTGGTCAAGGCATACGCGTTGAAGTACGTGGACTTCGACATCGAAGGATCGGCTGTCGCCGACCCGGCCACGATCGCACGGCGTTCGCAGGCGATGAAGATCCTGCAGGACCGCAATCCCGGCCTGAAGATCTCGCTCACGCTGCCTGTTCTGCCAACCGGACTGACCGCCGACGGCGTGAACGTCGTCCAACAGGCCAAGAACGCCGGTGTGAACCTGGATCTCGTGAACGTGATGGCGATGGACTACTACCAGGGACCGGCGGATCAGGGCGCCAAGGCCATCGCCGCGGCCAAGTCCACTCACGCACAGGTCAAGAGCGTGCTCGGGATCTCCGATGACGCCGTCGCGTGGAAGAGGATCGGCGTCACCCCGATGCTCGGTGTCAACGACTCGCGCAACGAGATCTTCCTGCAGAAGGACGCTCGGGCCTTGGTCGGTTTCGCCTCTTCCGTCCACCTCGGGATGCTGTCGACCTGGGAACAGGGCCGGGACGCCAACGCCTGCAACGGCGCTCTCCACCGGTGCACCAACGTCGCCCAGTCGCCCTACGAGTTCTCGCGGATATTCGCCGGGTTCACCGGTTGACCTTCCGCTGTTTCGGCATGCTTTTCGCCATGCCGCGGTGTTTGGGCTCCAGACGGACTGGGGCGGCGCCGATTTGACACGGAGCCTCCGGAATGGCCTCGGAGAGCGCAAAAGGTGGAGCCCCGCCCAGGGGGCATGCTCACACGGCTTCGTATGGCTGCGGGGCTCTCCGCGCGGTCAGGCCCAAGGCCATTCCGCTCCATGTGAAATCGGCGCCGTTCTCGGGTTTTCGGTCTTTTCGCCCCTGGAAAGCATGTCTTGCTCGCGCTCCTCTGCCCCACGTTCTCCCGTTCTCTTCTCTCGGGCCCGGGCTCGGGCTCTATGCGAGCAGGGTGCCGTCTTCCTTGCTGTACAGCAGAAGGCGGCCCTGCTCGGGTACCGCCGTGATCTCCGCGCCTGCCCGCGGTTCGTGTTGTTCGCGGACTGTCATTCCCAGGAGGCTGCCGTCCGGGCACTCGAGCGTCACCAGTGAGCTCACGCCGAGGTTCTCGATGGTCGAGACTGTTCCGGTGATTCCCCGCCCGGCTGGTTCCCGCGTCAGGTACTCCGGGCGGATGCCGACCGTCACCTTCGTGCCGTCCGGTAGTGCTGCCGGTGTGGGCAGGGTCGCTCCGGCCACTGCCAGGTTTCCTCCTTCGATTGTTCCGTCAAGGAGGTTCATCGGGGTTGAGCCGATGAAGTTCGCCACGAACGTGTCCGACGGGCGGCCGAACACCTCCCTCGGGCTGCCCAGCTGACGGATCCTGCCGGATTCCATCACCGCTATCCGGTCGGCCAGCGCCAGTGCCTCGGCTTGGTCGTGGGTGACGAAGACCGTGGTGATGCCTATCTCCCGCTGCAGGCGTTTGAGGAACGTCCTCGCTTCCAGGCGCAGTCTGGCATCCAGGTTGGACAGCGGCTCGTCCAGCAGCAGCACGTCCGCGTCGATCGCCACCGCGCGAGCCAGCGCCACCCGTTGTTGCTGCCCGCCGGACAGCTGACCCGGCCTGCGGTCCAGCAGGCCCGCCAGGCTCAGGCTGTTCGCTGTCCTTTCCGCGACCTCGCGCTGGGTCGCCTTGGGCTGACGGCGGACCTTCAGCGGGTACGCGATGTTCTCCGCGACTGTCATGTGCGGGAACAGGGCGTAGTCCTGGAACACCATCGCCACCTTGCGGCGGCCCGGTTCCACGGCGGTCATGTCCTTCTCGCCTATCGCCACCGTGCCCTCACTGGCCTGTTCCAGGCCTGCCAGGGTGCGCAGCAGTGTCGTCTTCCCGCAGCCCGACGGGCCCAGCAGGGCGAA
This window contains:
- a CDS encoding chitinase, whose amino-acid sequence is MRKILVAAVVAAALFPVQAGHAGTTTATTATTSATATSVAPYVDMGAWPTPVLSTMATQGNVKSFTLGFITSSGCKASWFAAYDPRSGWQREEIDKLRAAGGDVKISFGGASGIELAYYCMTPAALAAEYDAVVKAYALKYVDFDIEGSAVADPATIARRSQAMKILQDRNPGLKISLTLPVLPTGLTADGVNVVQQAKNAGVNLDLVNVMAMDYYQGPADQGAKAIAAAKSTHAQVKSVLGISDDAVAWKRIGVTPMLGVNDSRNEIFLQKDARALVGFASSVHLGMLSTWEQGRDANACNGALHRCTNVAQSPYEFSRIFAGFTG
- a CDS encoding ABC transporter ATP-binding protein — its product is MARIKAQALSTVYPNGVRAVDALDLEIADGEFFALLGPSGCGKTTLLRTLAGLEQASEGTVAIGEKDMTAVEPGRRKVAMVFQDYALFPHMTVAENIAYPLKVRRQPKATQREVAERTANSLSLAGLLDRRPGQLSGGQQQRVALARAVAIDADVLLLDEPLSNLDARLRLEARTFLKRLQREIGITTVFVTHDQAEALALADRIAVMESGRIRQLGSPREVFGRPSDTFVANFIGSTPMNLLDGTIEGGNLAVAGATLPTPAALPDGTKVTVGIRPEYLTREPAGRGITGTVSTIENLGVSSLVTLECPDGSLLGMTVREQHEPRAGAEITAVPEQGRLLLYSKEDGTLLA